GCCGACGGTCACCTCGGGCCCCTGCGGGCCGCCGAGGACCCGTTCCGCCTTGTAGAGCCCCTCGGCGCGAAGGGACGCCAGCTCGCCTTTCAGATGGGTCGTCAGGGTACCGTGCACGGGCGTTCTCCTCGGCCGCGGGTTGGGGATCCTCCGCCGGGAATCTCGTCAACGACGACACCGGTGTCCAGAGGCGATCGACATCCATCCGCGGCACGAAAAACCCCGCCGCGGGCGCGGCGGGGTCTCGTCTCGCCGGAGATGGACCTAGGCGTAGTAGGACTTCATGTCGTCCAGGGTCCTGGCGGGAACCTTCTCCGCCCAGCCGGCCTGGCCGAAGGCGATCATGCGCGCCTTGACGACCTCGGCCATGGCGATCCGCGCGGGCTTCAGGTAGTCGCGCGGATCGAACTTGCCGGGGCTCTCGGCGAAGACCTTGCGGATGGCGCCGGTGATGGCCAGGCGGTTGTCCGTGTCCACGTTGATCTTGCGCACGCCGTGCCGGATGCCCTTCCGGATCGCCTCGACGGGCACGCCGTAGGTCTCGGGCATCTCGCCGCCGTACTTGTTGATGATGTCGATCAGCTCCTTGGGCACCGAGCTGCTGCCGTGCATCACCAGGTGGGTGTCGGGCAGGCGGCGGTGGATCTCCTCGATCAGGTCCATCTTCAGGACGTCGCCGCCGGGCTTGGTGGTGAACTTGTAGGCGCCGTGGCTGGTGCCGATGGCCACCGCGAGGGCGTCGCAGCCGGTGTCGGCGACGAAGCGCTCGGCCTCGTCGGGATCGGTCAGGTGGGCCAGGGCCTCGTCGCCGGTCAGGCCGGCCCCGTGAC
The DNA window shown above is from bacterium and carries:
- the fba gene encoding fructose-bisphosphate aldolase class II (catalyzes the reversible aldol condensation of dihydroxyacetonephosphate and glyceraldehyde 3-phosphate in the Calvin cycle, glycolysis, and/or gluconeogenesis), which gives rise to MPLVPMRVLLDHAAEHGYGVGAFNVNNMEQIQSIMMAAVETSSPVIVQASRGARSYSQDNYLRHLMLAAAELNPRIPIAMHQDHGNSPETCFSAIDQGFTSVMMDGSLQEDGKSPSTYDYNVAVTRRVVEKAHALGVTVEAEIGCLGGIEDGHGAGLTGDEALAHLTDPDEAERFVADTGCDALAVAIGTSHGAYKFTTKPGGDVLKMDLIEEIHRRLPDTHLVMHGSSSVPKELIDIINKYGGEMPETYGVPVEAIRKGIRHGVRKINVDTDNRLAITGAIRKVFAESPGKFDPRDYLKPARIAMAEVVKARMIAFGQAGWAEKVPARTLDDMKSYYA